From the genome of Virgibacillus proomii, one region includes:
- a CDS encoding YkoP family protein, producing MKSCLLSFWTRIDPIYFACSRLTYIVDPNQNRTVLRARLTKYKGATVVLSDGTVLQKNDVLLKIHLHNVKLLKELSTVTNDIKRAVFIYHIIKQAMPSLAMYIQSHPSSEKVKGVIGITNLSRGTERLGFEKAPLKNALYRFFKQVTLLPINSFTGTKKINPVYLFMSKRKLLTIYAREASIKL from the coding sequence ATAAAGAGCTGTTTGTTAAGCTTTTGGACAAGGATCGATCCTATTTATTTTGCCTGTTCCAGATTAACCTATATTGTTGACCCCAATCAAAACCGAACCGTGTTACGGGCGAGATTGACGAAATATAAAGGAGCAACTGTAGTACTATCTGATGGAACCGTGCTACAAAAAAATGATGTCCTACTTAAAATACATCTGCACAACGTAAAACTGTTAAAAGAATTATCTACCGTTACCAACGATATAAAACGTGCTGTATTCATTTATCATATTATTAAGCAAGCAATGCCCAGCTTAGCAATGTATATTCAATCACACCCAAGCAGTGAAAAAGTAAAGGGTGTTATTGGTATAACCAATTTATCAAGAGGAACAGAGCGTCTCGGTTTTGAAAAAGCTCCATTGAAAAATGCGCTTTATCGATTTTTTAAACAGGTGACTTTACTCCCAATTAATTCGTTTACGGGAACTAAAAAAATCAATCCTGTATATTTGTTCATGTCAAAAAGGAAACTATTAACTATATATGCAAGAGAAGCATCCATAAAACTATAG
- the uvrA gene encoding excinuclease ABC subunit UvrA: MPSKFITIQGARAHNLKNVNVNIPKNKLVVLTGLSGSGKSSLAFDTIYAEGQRRYVESLSAYARQFLGQMEKPDVDAIDGLSPAISIDQKTTSKNPRSTVGTVTEIYDYLRLLFARVGHPTCPKHGIEITSQTVQQMVDRIMEYPERTKMQILAPVVSGRKGEHVKVLEKLKQEGYVRIRIDKEMREVTEDIKLEKNKKHSIEVVVDRIVVKEGIEGRLSDSIETALALGEGKIIVDVIGQEEMTFSENHACPICGFSIGELEPRLFSFNSPYGACPTCDGLGTNLEVDLDLVIPDWNKSLNEHALAPWKPISSQYYPQLLKSVCEHYDIDMDKPVKDIPKEKMDKILYGSGKEKIHFYYVNDFGNVRDSDIVFEGVVNNVARRYRETSSEFIRENLEQYMAQKACPACKGYRLKQEALAVQINGLHISEVTNFSIVEAQNFFQSLQLSTKEMQIAKMILKEICNRLEFLNNVGLDYLTLSRSAGTLSGGEAQRIRLATQIGSALTGVLYVLDEPSIGLHQRDNDRLIETLKSMRDLDNTLIVVEHDEDTMLAADWLIDIGPGAGEHGGAIVASDTPEKVMENPNSLTGQYLSGNKFIPLPVKRRKQDKRTIEIVGAEENNLKKVSVKIPIGLMTVVTGVSGSGKSTLVNEILYKALAKELYTGKHKPGKHKKIKGMEHIEKVIDIDQSPIGRTPRSNPATYTGVFDDIRDVFAQTNEAKIRGYKKGRFSFNVKGGRCEACHGDGIIKIEMHFLPDVYVPCEVCHGSRYNRETLEVKYKGKNIADVLEMTIEEALEFFANIPKIKRKLQTIYDVGLGYIKLGQPATTLSGGEAQRVKLASELHRRSNGKSLYILDEPTTGLHADDISRLLNVLQRLVDNGDTVLIIEHNLDVIKTADHIIDLGPEGGAGGGQIIATGTPEQIAKTEASYTGKYLKHVLERDKKRMENAIQAKEQFSTK, encoded by the coding sequence ATGCCTAGTAAATTTATTACCATTCAAGGCGCTAGAGCTCATAATTTAAAAAACGTTAATGTAAACATACCAAAAAATAAGCTTGTTGTTCTCACCGGCCTGTCTGGTTCAGGGAAGTCTTCACTTGCTTTTGATACGATCTATGCGGAAGGGCAACGCCGTTATGTTGAATCCCTTTCCGCATATGCTCGTCAGTTTTTAGGGCAAATGGAGAAGCCGGATGTTGACGCTATTGATGGCTTGTCACCAGCAATATCCATAGATCAGAAGACAACGAGTAAAAATCCAAGATCGACGGTAGGAACAGTGACGGAAATCTATGATTATTTACGATTGTTATTTGCCCGGGTTGGACATCCAACTTGTCCTAAGCATGGAATTGAAATAACCTCACAAACCGTACAACAGATGGTCGATCGTATTATGGAATACCCGGAACGAACGAAGATGCAAATCCTTGCTCCAGTTGTTTCTGGAAGAAAAGGAGAGCATGTAAAAGTTTTGGAAAAATTAAAGCAAGAAGGGTATGTGCGTATTCGTATTGATAAAGAAATGCGGGAAGTAACAGAAGACATTAAGCTGGAAAAGAATAAAAAGCATTCCATTGAAGTAGTTGTGGATCGAATTGTTGTCAAGGAAGGCATTGAGGGACGCTTAAGTGACTCTATTGAGACTGCTCTCGCCTTAGGAGAAGGTAAAATTATTGTCGATGTTATCGGTCAGGAAGAAATGACATTTAGCGAAAATCATGCTTGTCCAATTTGTGGATTTTCCATTGGCGAATTAGAACCGAGGCTATTTTCCTTTAATAGTCCATACGGTGCTTGTCCTACTTGCGATGGGCTGGGAACAAATTTAGAAGTAGATTTAGATCTAGTGATTCCGGATTGGAATAAGTCGTTAAATGAGCATGCACTTGCTCCGTGGAAACCGATCAGCTCGCAATATTATCCTCAACTATTAAAAAGCGTCTGTGAACATTATGATATTGATATGGATAAACCAGTTAAAGATATTCCAAAAGAAAAAATGGACAAAATCCTTTACGGCAGTGGTAAGGAAAAAATTCACTTTTACTATGTTAATGACTTTGGCAATGTACGAGATAGCGATATTGTTTTTGAAGGGGTAGTGAATAATGTAGCTAGACGCTACCGAGAGACTTCCTCCGAGTTTATTCGAGAAAATTTAGAGCAGTACATGGCGCAAAAAGCTTGTCCTGCATGTAAAGGATATCGTTTAAAACAAGAAGCTCTTGCTGTTCAAATAAATGGGTTGCACATTAGCGAGGTTACTAATTTCTCTATCGTTGAAGCACAAAACTTTTTCCAATCGCTTCAATTATCAACAAAAGAAATGCAAATTGCAAAAATGATCTTGAAAGAAATCTGCAATCGATTGGAATTTTTAAACAATGTTGGTTTAGATTATTTAACACTATCCCGATCTGCAGGTACACTTTCGGGTGGAGAAGCACAGCGCATTCGTTTAGCAACTCAAATTGGCTCGGCGTTAACTGGAGTCCTGTATGTATTGGACGAGCCTTCCATCGGCTTACATCAACGAGATAATGATCGGTTAATTGAAACATTAAAAAGCATGAGGGATTTGGATAACACCTTGATTGTTGTTGAACACGATGAAGATACGATGCTTGCTGCTGATTGGTTAATTGATATTGGACCGGGCGCCGGAGAGCATGGCGGAGCAATTGTTGCAAGTGATACGCCTGAAAAGGTAATGGAAAATCCAAATTCATTGACAGGACAATATCTATCTGGAAACAAATTCATACCATTACCAGTAAAACGGCGTAAACAGGATAAGCGTACCATTGAAATTGTCGGAGCAGAAGAAAATAATTTAAAAAAGGTTTCTGTGAAAATACCAATTGGTTTAATGACAGTCGTTACAGGCGTATCTGGTTCAGGAAAAAGTACACTGGTGAATGAAATTTTATATAAAGCTTTAGCGAAAGAACTTTATACAGGAAAACATAAGCCTGGAAAACACAAAAAAATAAAGGGTATGGAACATATTGAAAAAGTAATTGATATTGACCAATCACCAATTGGCAGAACCCCTCGTTCCAATCCAGCAACCTATACAGGTGTATTTGATGATATTCGTGATGTATTTGCGCAGACAAATGAAGCGAAAATTAGAGGCTATAAGAAGGGGAGATTCAGCTTTAATGTCAAAGGTGGACGTTGTGAAGCCTGTCATGGGGATGGTATTATCAAGATTGAAATGCATTTTCTTCCAGATGTTTATGTACCGTGTGAAGTATGTCATGGCAGTCGCTATAATCGAGAAACCTTAGAAGTGAAATATAAGGGAAAAAATATAGCAGATGTATTGGAAATGACGATTGAAGAAGCATTAGAGTTTTTCGCTAACATCCCAAAAATTAAGCGGAAATTACAAACGATCTATGATGTCGGGCTCGGTTATATTAAGCTTGGCCAACCGGCAACTACCTTATCTGGCGGTGAAGCTCAACGTGTTAAACTTGCTAGTGAATTACACCGTCGCTCTAATGGAAAATCGCTTTATATATTGGATGAGCCAACTACAGGGCTGCATGCAGATGATATCAGCCGATTGCTGAATGTGTTACAGCGCCTGGTAGATAATGGCGATACGGTTTTAATTATTGAACATAATTTAGATGTTATTAAGACAGCAGACCATATTATCGATTTAGGTCCTGAAGGCGGTGCTGGTGGCGGGCAAATTATTGCAACAGGTACTCCAGAACAAATTGCCAAAACAGAAGCCTCTTATACTGGGAAGTATTTAAAACATGTGTTAGAACGTGATAAAAAACGAATGGAAAATGCAATACAAGCTAAAGAGCAGTTTTCAACGAAATAG
- a CDS encoding S41 family peptidase, producing MKLRKLHIALLLIVALVLGLVGGYVGVKLAQTKTPQMKQSASLVEETNDSDTNRSTNVEKIDQAFQLIKENYLEDVEDKQLIEGAIQGMLATLKDPYSAYMDAETMKQFNEQIESSFEGIGAEINKIDDVLTIVAPIKDSPAEKSGLRPNDQVLEVDGKSIEGLSQNEAVAKIRGEKGSKVKLKIRRPGVKDTFNVTIVRDTIPLETVYSKTETINGKKTGILEVTNFSEHTAEEFNEQLQTMEKDGIEGLVIDVRGNPGGLLNVVEDMLKQFVPKDMPYLQVEDQDGKKTPYYSDLKKKKEYPISVIIDEGSASASEILAVALKEMDYDIVGQPSFGKGTIQQAVPLGDDSTIKLTLFKWLSPKGNWIHEKGVKPTVEVKQPEYYYTSPVQIEEPLTEDQTDDKIKNIQIMLEGLDYKTGRTDGYFNSQTKEAVKQFQTDNGLTATGKIDEKTAKSIETKIIDRIRNGKDDQQLEKALKELYR from the coding sequence ATGAAATTAAGAAAGCTACATATTGCATTACTTCTTATCGTAGCGTTAGTACTTGGTCTGGTTGGTGGATATGTTGGAGTGAAGTTAGCACAGACAAAAACACCACAAATGAAACAATCTGCCAGTCTGGTTGAGGAAACAAATGATTCTGATACGAATCGTTCAACAAATGTAGAGAAAATAGATCAAGCGTTTCAATTAATTAAAGAAAATTACTTGGAAGATGTAGAAGATAAGCAATTGATAGAAGGAGCCATTCAGGGAATGCTTGCTACGTTAAAAGATCCATATAGCGCTTATATGGATGCGGAAACAATGAAACAGTTCAACGAACAAATCGAGTCTTCCTTTGAAGGGATTGGCGCCGAAATTAACAAAATAGACGATGTATTAACGATTGTTGCACCAATAAAAGACTCACCAGCAGAAAAATCAGGTTTGCGACCAAATGACCAAGTTCTCGAAGTGGATGGTAAAAGCATTGAAGGATTAAGTCAAAATGAAGCAGTAGCTAAAATTCGTGGAGAAAAAGGTTCTAAAGTAAAGCTGAAAATACGTCGTCCGGGAGTTAAAGACACTTTTAATGTAACTATTGTAAGAGATACGATTCCGCTTGAAACTGTTTATAGTAAAACAGAAACGATCAATGGCAAAAAAACAGGCATACTAGAAGTTACTAACTTCTCTGAACATACTGCTGAAGAATTTAATGAACAGCTGCAAACGATGGAAAAGGATGGAATTGAAGGCTTGGTTATCGATGTTCGGGGCAATCCAGGTGGACTACTAAATGTAGTAGAAGATATGTTAAAACAATTTGTTCCAAAAGACATGCCTTATTTGCAAGTAGAGGATCAAGACGGTAAAAAGACTCCATATTATTCAGACTTGAAAAAGAAAAAAGAATATCCGATTAGTGTTATTATTGATGAAGGAAGTGCTTCTGCTTCGGAAATTTTAGCAGTCGCATTGAAAGAAATGGATTATGACATTGTTGGACAGCCGAGCTTTGGAAAAGGAACGATTCAACAAGCTGTACCATTAGGCGACGACAGCACTATCAAATTAACACTGTTTAAATGGCTCTCACCTAAGGGAAATTGGATCCACGAAAAAGGTGTGAAGCCGACAGTAGAAGTAAAACAGCCTGAATATTATTATACAAGTCCGGTTCAAATTGAGGAACCATTGACGGAAGATCAAACTGACGATAAAATAAAAAATATACAAATTATGTTAGAGGGCTTAGATTACAAGACCGGTAGAACAGATGGCTATTTTAATTCACAAACCAAAGAAGCTGTAAAGCAGTTTCAAACAGATAATGGCTTAACAGCTACTGGCAAGATTGATGAAAAAACAGCAAAGTCAATTGAGACGAAGATCATCGATAGGATTCGAAATGGTAAAGATGATCAACAACTGGAAAAAGCGTTAAAGGAACTATACCGTTAA
- a CDS encoding MGDG synthase family glycosyltransferase, with product MNRSQQVDALFFPFLQIPSGHHHVADALIAEYKQVYPTKSVEKIDILAYGYGNIEKLVSSIYLKWITHFPNLYDRLYSQLAYKQPLKRTRQRHYELIFRSVVKKLMKEAQPEMIFFTHALPSNIVSVLKQEGIVTATTVNVYTDFFINCLWGINGIDYHFVPSIAMKDVLIRLGVKEKNIFITGIPIHPALSKNDFVAEEKRRIKLLISGGSLGTGGIQHLLSSVHLSRLEHVYVLCGKNHELYNQLISANCANITPLTYISSKKQINHLYEQVDAVVTKPGGVTISESLMKGKPIFVCDALPGQERINLQELTRLCLVQQLDKRKSFEQQIFDFFVNIDRQQQFHQHLDAYFHVMDKESITSIIKRISQHTIDNRSREIN from the coding sequence ATGAATCGTAGCCAACAAGTAGATGCCTTGTTTTTCCCCTTTCTACAAATTCCAAGCGGGCACCATCATGTTGCTGATGCCTTAATAGCAGAATATAAGCAAGTTTATCCAACAAAATCTGTAGAAAAAATAGATATACTCGCTTATGGCTATGGAAATATTGAAAAACTCGTATCTTCTATTTATCTTAAATGGATTACTCATTTTCCCAACCTGTATGATCGGTTGTATTCCCAACTGGCCTATAAGCAACCACTGAAACGAACAAGACAACGGCATTATGAATTAATTTTTCGTTCAGTTGTGAAGAAGTTAATGAAGGAAGCCCAACCGGAGATGATTTTTTTTACCCATGCATTACCTTCCAATATAGTTAGCGTATTGAAACAAGAAGGAATAGTAACTGCGACGACAGTCAATGTTTACACGGATTTTTTTATAAATTGTCTATGGGGAATTAATGGAATTGATTATCATTTTGTTCCATCAATTGCGATGAAAGATGTTTTAATACGTCTGGGAGTAAAGGAAAAAAATATCTTTATTACAGGTATTCCGATTCATCCAGCTCTTTCAAAAAACGATTTTGTAGCTGAGGAGAAACGGAGAATTAAGCTGCTAATTAGTGGTGGCAGTTTAGGAACCGGGGGTATTCAGCATTTATTATCATCTGTACATTTGTCAAGGCTGGAGCATGTATATGTATTATGTGGAAAGAATCATGAACTATATAACCAGCTTATCTCAGCTAACTGTGCTAACATTACTCCATTAACGTATATAAGTTCAAAAAAGCAAATTAATCATTTATATGAACAGGTAGATGCTGTTGTTACGAAGCCCGGTGGAGTGACGATCAGTGAATCCCTAATGAAAGGCAAGCCAATCTTTGTTTGTGATGCATTACCAGGACAAGAACGAATTAATTTACAGGAGCTAACTCGTTTATGTTTAGTTCAACAACTTGATAAAAGGAAGTCGTTTGAACAGCAAATTTTCGATTTTTTTGTTAATATAGATAGACAACAACAGTTTCACCAGCATCTGGATGCATATTTCCACGTTATGGATAAAGAATCCATTACGAGCATTATAAAACGAATAAGCCAACACACGATCGATAATCGAAGTCGGGAAATTAATTAA
- a CDS encoding PDZ domain-containing protein, with the protein MWEAWLVESAKGIGRLFLTPLLYWAVLLVLLAGAKRIKSERLDFGIKIYDLFSEWKHTLLPAVLMGLALSAFTVGVGVVLTVPAILLLSIITILVSMNGKFSFLSASYTLGITYLFLLFLPELAKQLPFLQSEWIGDINLSGLVSLLALLLFAESLLLFRARNDISYPELSLGHRGGWIGQHRLKKMTVLPFFTLLPTGSITSFADYWPYFTIGGEEYSLILIPFVLGFEQVVRGQDPKIAAVKIARSTLLLSILVGLFACLSIYYSWASLIGVVVAVVGRELINYLHRMKDEAKSGFFQSTDQALKILVVLPNSPADRMEIEAGEWITKVNGRKVNSMAQFYEALQTNGAFFKLEVINKAGEVRILQGAWYEGDHHGLGILCTSTPHYKEKHNIV; encoded by the coding sequence ATGTGGGAAGCATGGCTAGTTGAAAGCGCAAAAGGAATAGGACGATTATTTTTAACCCCGTTATTATATTGGGCTGTTTTACTAGTTCTTTTGGCTGGAGCAAAAAGAATTAAGAGCGAAAGACTGGATTTTGGCATTAAAATTTATGATTTGTTCTCTGAGTGGAAGCATACGTTGTTGCCCGCTGTGCTGATGGGTTTGGCACTTTCAGCTTTTACAGTTGGTGTCGGAGTTGTTCTTACCGTTCCTGCTATTTTGCTTCTTAGTATCATTACAATCCTTGTTAGTATGAATGGCAAGTTCTCATTCCTTTCAGCAAGTTATACATTAGGAATAACTTATCTATTCCTGTTATTTCTTCCAGAGTTGGCAAAACAACTTCCTTTTTTACAGTCTGAATGGATTGGGGATATAAATCTTTCTGGTTTAGTAAGCTTATTAGCTTTATTATTATTTGCTGAAAGTTTGCTTCTATTTAGAGCACGAAATGATATTAGTTATCCAGAATTAAGTCTAGGACATCGTGGTGGTTGGATCGGTCAACATCGCTTGAAAAAAATGACTGTCCTTCCTTTTTTTACACTCCTACCCACTGGTTCAATCACATCATTTGCTGATTATTGGCCATACTTTACAATTGGTGGAGAGGAATATAGTTTGATACTTATTCCATTTGTGCTAGGTTTTGAACAGGTAGTTAGGGGGCAGGACCCAAAAATAGCAGCTGTAAAGATAGCTCGTTCTACATTGCTTCTAAGTATTTTAGTTGGCTTATTTGCATGCTTAAGTATTTATTATTCTTGGGCTTCTCTTATCGGAGTTGTCGTTGCTGTTGTCGGTAGAGAGCTTATTAATTATCTTCATCGTATGAAAGACGAAGCCAAGTCCGGCTTTTTTCAATCAACGGATCAAGCATTAAAGATACTTGTTGTGCTACCAAATTCGCCTGCTGACCGTATGGAAATAGAAGCAGGTGAATGGATAACAAAGGTAAATGGCAGAAAAGTTAATAGCATGGCGCAATTTTATGAGGCATTGCAAACAAATGGAGCTTTTTTTAAATTAGAAGTCATTAATAAAGCTGGAGAGGTGCGTATACTTCAGGGGGCTTGGTATGAAGGGGATCACCATGGATTAGGAATTCTATGCACCAGTACACCGCATTATAAAGAAAAACATAACATTGTTTGA
- a CDS encoding murein hydrolase activator EnvC family protein: protein MKKFPVLLSTMLAASTITLSTTSISAETTNDLNKKINELEQQQKELENKRSNLQGDSDKTDKKIKANLNEQNSVETDMNSLDKELETTLEEIKTKESKIDETNKQMEQLTAQIEKLKNEIVVLQERIKKREAMLKDRLRNIQENGGEMKYIEVILGSKSFGDFISRSTAVNTIMDQDKSIMEQHTADKVAVEKNKVDVENKKGEVEQKKRSLQGQKQELVALKGKLSDQLSEKETLMASLQDEQKELEQYKVSVEKEQEILANQAAAAEKAKQLAQAQKSELEQLAKQKAEQQQTKRSSGAAKSSGGSSSSNGGSSSSAGSSPSVSAPDSSSTPSKTGSGLSYPVSAGITSGYGHRWGELHAGIDFGVPIGTPVRTAAPGVVIQTNTDGQPGMSGYGNVVLVSHYINGTSYTTLYAHLDSINVSQGQTVSAGQVIGSSGNTGQSTGPHLHFEVHRGGWNAAKSNSIDPLSMLN, encoded by the coding sequence ATGAAAAAGTTTCCAGTATTATTATCAACTATGTTAGCAGCTTCTACGATAACTTTATCTACGACTTCTATATCCGCTGAGACAACGAATGACCTCAATAAGAAGATTAATGAGCTCGAACAGCAACAAAAAGAGCTGGAAAATAAAAGAAGTAATCTTCAAGGTGACTCTGATAAAACAGATAAAAAAATTAAAGCTAATCTCAATGAGCAAAACTCTGTAGAAACGGATATGAATTCGCTAGATAAAGAGCTTGAAACTACGTTGGAAGAAATTAAAACGAAAGAATCCAAGATTGATGAAACAAATAAACAAATGGAACAATTAACAGCTCAAATCGAAAAATTAAAAAATGAAATAGTTGTTTTACAGGAACGGATAAAAAAACGCGAAGCAATGTTAAAAGATCGGTTGCGTAATATTCAAGAGAACGGCGGAGAAATGAAATACATAGAAGTAATTTTAGGATCGAAAAGCTTTGGAGATTTCATCAGTCGTTCCACGGCTGTAAATACAATTATGGATCAAGATAAATCAATTATGGAACAGCATACGGCAGATAAGGTTGCCGTAGAAAAAAATAAAGTAGACGTAGAGAACAAAAAAGGTGAAGTTGAGCAGAAAAAGCGCTCATTACAAGGGCAAAAACAAGAACTAGTTGCATTAAAAGGAAAATTAAGTGACCAGTTGTCAGAAAAAGAAACATTGATGGCTAGTCTACAAGATGAACAAAAAGAATTAGAACAATACAAAGTAAGTGTTGAAAAAGAGCAGGAAATTCTAGCTAACCAAGCTGCTGCAGCTGAAAAAGCAAAACAACTTGCGCAAGCGCAAAAAAGTGAATTAGAACAATTAGCAAAACAAAAAGCAGAGCAGCAACAAACGAAGCGATCAAGTGGTGCAGCAAAATCATCAGGTGGAAGCTCATCATCCAACGGCGGATCATCATCTTCCGCTGGTTCAAGTCCGAGTGTTTCAGCGCCTGATTCCAGTTCAACACCTTCAAAGACTGGTTCAGGCCTGAGTTACCCAGTTTCAGCTGGTATTACTTCTGGTTATGGTCATCGCTGGGGAGAATTGCATGCAGGGATTGACTTTGGTGTGCCAATTGGAACGCCAGTACGAACTGCAGCCCCGGGTGTTGTCATTCAAACAAATACAGATGGACAACCTGGTATGTCTGGATATGGCAATGTTGTATTAGTTTCCCACTATATTAATGGAACTTCTTATACAACACTGTATGCTCACTTAGATAGTATTAATGTAAGCCAGGGGCAGACAGTGAGCGCTGGTCAAGTTATTGGCAGCTCTGGTAATACCGGTCAATCTACTGGTCCACATTTGCATTTTGAAGTACATCGCGGTGGCTGGAATGCAGCAAAAAGTAATTCTATTGACCCTTTAAGTATGTTGAACTAA
- the uvrB gene encoding excinuclease ABC subunit UvrB, translating to MQNQFELVANYEPRGDQPQAIKEIVERVKAGQRHQTLLGATGTGKTFTMSNVIKELNRPTLVIAHNKTLAGQLYSEFKEFFPNNAVEYFVSYYDYYQPEAYVPSTDTFIEKDASINDEIDKLRHSATSALFERRDVLIVASVSCIYGLGSPEEYKSQVLSIRAGMEKDRDQLLRELVSIQYARNDIDFQRGTFRVRGDSVEIIPASKEEHCIRIEFFGDEVDRIREVDALTGEIIGDREHVAVFPASHFVTREEKMKLAIKNIEKELEERLKELRDQGKLLEAQRLEQRTNYDLEMMNEMGFCSGIENYSRHLTLREPGSTPYTLLDYFPDDFLVFIDESHVTLPQIRGMYNGDQARKQVLVDHGFRLPSALDNRPLRFEEFEKATNQLVYVSATPGPYELEHSPVMTEQIIRPTGLLDPIVEVRPIEGQIDDLIGEIHKRTEKNERVLVTTLTKKMSEDLTDYLKEIGIKVAYLHSEIKTLERIELIRDLRIGKYDVLVGINLLREGLDIPEVSLVAILDADKEGFLRSERSLIQTMGRAARNENGMVIMYADRITNSMRVAIDETNRRREKQKEHNKKHHITPTTIKKEVRDVIRATVAAEEQESYETTTKSISNLTKKNKEKVIADMEKEMKEAAKALDFEKAAELRDIILELKAGR from the coding sequence GTGCAGAATCAGTTTGAACTAGTGGCCAACTATGAACCAAGAGGAGATCAACCTCAAGCAATTAAAGAAATCGTGGAACGGGTAAAGGCTGGCCAGAGGCATCAAACATTGTTGGGTGCCACGGGTACAGGAAAAACCTTTACCATGTCCAATGTCATAAAGGAATTAAACCGGCCAACGTTAGTGATTGCTCATAATAAAACATTAGCTGGCCAGTTATACAGTGAGTTTAAAGAGTTTTTTCCTAATAATGCGGTAGAGTACTTTGTTAGCTATTATGATTACTATCAACCAGAGGCATATGTACCTTCTACCGATACATTTATTGAAAAAGATGCAAGTATCAATGATGAAATAGATAAGCTCAGACACTCGGCTACCTCCGCGTTGTTTGAACGGAGAGATGTGCTTATCGTTGCAAGTGTGTCTTGTATTTACGGGTTAGGTTCGCCCGAGGAATATAAAAGTCAAGTGCTGTCTATTCGAGCTGGCATGGAAAAAGACCGTGATCAATTGTTACGTGAGCTTGTAAGTATTCAATACGCACGCAATGATATTGATTTTCAGCGTGGAACGTTTCGAGTACGGGGCGATTCCGTAGAAATTATTCCGGCATCCAAAGAAGAACATTGTATTCGGATTGAGTTTTTTGGTGATGAGGTGGATCGCATTCGTGAAGTTGATGCACTAACTGGAGAAATAATTGGCGACAGAGAGCATGTCGCTGTTTTCCCGGCGTCCCACTTCGTAACTAGAGAGGAAAAGATGAAGCTTGCGATTAAAAATATTGAAAAGGAACTGGAGGAACGGCTAAAAGAACTCCGAGATCAAGGAAAGTTGCTTGAAGCACAGCGTCTGGAACAACGTACGAATTATGATTTAGAAATGATGAATGAGATGGGTTTTTGTTCAGGTATTGAAAATTACTCGCGCCATCTCACGTTGCGTGAACCAGGTTCGACACCATATACATTGCTCGATTATTTTCCCGATGATTTTCTAGTTTTTATCGATGAATCACATGTTACATTGCCACAGATTCGTGGAATGTATAATGGGGACCAAGCTCGTAAACAAGTGTTAGTTGACCATGGATTTAGACTGCCATCTGCGTTAGATAACCGGCCATTACGTTTTGAGGAGTTTGAAAAAGCGACGAATCAGCTCGTGTACGTTTCTGCTACCCCAGGTCCATATGAATTGGAACATTCGCCTGTAATGACAGAACAGATCATTCGTCCAACGGGATTATTAGATCCAATTGTCGAGGTACGTCCAATCGAAGGACAAATTGATGATTTAATTGGCGAAATTCATAAGCGTACAGAGAAAAATGAGCGTGTGCTTGTAACTACCTTGACGAAGAAAATGTCTGAAGATCTCACCGATTATTTAAAAGAGATTGGAATCAAAGTTGCTTATTTGCATTCAGAAATTAAGACATTAGAACGAATCGAGTTAATTCGTGATTTGCGGATTGGCAAATATGATGTACTTGTTGGCATAAATTTATTACGTGAAGGTCTAGATATTCCAGAAGTTTCGTTAGTTGCTATTTTGGATGCAGATAAGGAAGGATTCCTGCGTTCAGAACGATCTCTGATTCAGACGATGGGACGAGCAGCTCGTAATGAAAATGGCATGGTTATCATGTATGCAGATAGAATAACAAATTCGATGCGAGTGGCTATTGATGAGACAAATCGACGCCGTGAAAAGCAGAAGGAACATAATAAAAAGCATCATATCACACCAACTACAATTAAAAAGGAAGTAAGAGATGTTATACGAGCAACTGTTGCCGCAGAAGAACAAGAAAGTTATGAAACTACAACGAAAAGCATTAGTAATTTAACTAAGAAAAATAAAGAAAAAGTAATTGCCGACATGGAAAAAGAAATGAAGGAAGCCGCTAAAGCGCTGGACTTTGAAAAAGCGGCAGAGCTTCGTGATATTATACTTGAATTAAAAGCAGGAAGGTGA